Proteins found in one Calorimonas adulescens genomic segment:
- the gcvH gene encoding glycine cleavage system protein GcvH: MEFPSNIKYHAKHTWAKVEGDVATIGITNYAQGQLGEILYVDLPDAGKKIKQGEVFGSVESAKVVSDLYAPLSGEVIEVNGELEDSPELVNESPYDKGWMIKVKIDDMGELDNLMDNTAYEKSL; the protein is encoded by the coding sequence ATGGAATTTCCATCAAATATTAAATACCATGCCAAGCATACGTGGGCAAAGGTCGAAGGGGATGTCGCCACAATAGGCATTACCAACTACGCCCAGGGCCAGCTGGGAGAAATCCTATATGTGGATTTGCCTGATGCTGGCAAAAAAATAAAACAAGGCGAAGTTTTTGGAAGCGTCGAGTCTGCTAAAGTGGTTTCGGACTTATATGCCCCTTTGAGCGGTGAAGTCATAGAAGTTAACGGGGAACTGGAGGACAGTCCCGAACTGGTGAATGAATCCCCATATGATAAAGGTTGGATGATTAAAGTAAAAATTGACGATATGGGAGAATTGGACAATCTGATGGATAATACAGCATACGAAAAAAGCCTATAA
- the acsV gene encoding corrinoid activation/regeneration protein AcsV: MRTCLLYFKPMGKAVEVEKGTNLMDAVRKAGIFLDAPCGGKGLCGKCRVKVIEGEHRYQPSHLISRQEEESGIRLACLTTVEGDMTVELAQTVSAGDIIVEDITSDTTKKSRVKKAVHVLRDSGIRIQNSFRTVEMKIKKPTLDDNIPDFERIIRELNPLMESKRLNCSVELLRKIPRVIREAAFDVNLVLREDEKNYEIMDITMQKGRKIYGLCVDIGTTTVAACLVDLYTGEIEASANSGNLQMQYGADVISRIIHSTKPGGLERLHDAIVQGTVNKLIERMMEKRDCRPEDIVCSVFAGNTTMTHLFLGVPAENIRLEPYIPAFRNSPVFRAKDIALDINPNAPVYVLPNVASYVGGDIVSGVLASGLWNSDEVTLFIDLGTNGELVLGNREWMVACACSAGPAFEGGDISCGMRAAPGAIDGVKIHEKTFIPSIHTVANAKPAGICGSGIIDLIAQMFFSGIIDGKGKIKQSSNSCRIRFNQAAGCYEYLLVPAKDTVNGRDIVINEIDIDNFLRAKGAVYSGIRTLLNSVGLSMEDIKKVIVAGGIGQNLDIENSVQIGLLPDIDRARFEFIGNSSLTGAYLCLISDEARQKARQIADLITYIELSADPTYMEEFVSACFLPHTDISLFPSVKHVYETKFTSSEFFSPYEV; encoded by the coding sequence ATGCGAACATGCTTGCTTTATTTTAAACCCATGGGAAAGGCAGTAGAAGTGGAAAAGGGCACCAACCTCATGGATGCGGTACGGAAAGCCGGTATATTCTTAGACGCTCCCTGTGGGGGAAAGGGCCTGTGCGGAAAATGCAGGGTAAAAGTAATCGAAGGCGAACACCGTTATCAACCTTCACACCTTATTAGCCGGCAAGAAGAAGAAAGCGGGATAAGGCTTGCCTGCCTTACGACTGTAGAAGGCGACATGACGGTAGAACTCGCACAAACCGTCAGTGCTGGCGATATAATAGTTGAGGATATTACATCAGATACAACAAAAAAATCAAGGGTAAAAAAGGCTGTTCATGTACTGAGAGACTCCGGTATAAGGATTCAAAACAGCTTCAGAACGGTAGAAATGAAAATTAAAAAACCTACTCTGGATGACAATATTCCAGATTTTGAGAGAATCATAAGAGAATTAAACCCCTTGATGGAATCAAAGAGACTGAACTGTTCTGTGGAACTGCTTAGAAAAATACCGCGAGTAATCAGGGAAGCCGCTTTTGATGTGAATCTTGTGCTTCGTGAAGATGAGAAAAACTATGAGATTATGGACATAACGATGCAGAAGGGAAGGAAGATATATGGCCTCTGTGTAGATATAGGCACCACAACTGTGGCTGCCTGTCTCGTTGATTTATATACCGGTGAGATTGAAGCCTCAGCAAACTCCGGAAACCTTCAAATGCAATACGGGGCTGATGTCATAAGCAGGATAATTCATTCCACAAAGCCTGGTGGCCTTGAAAGACTTCACGATGCCATAGTGCAGGGCACTGTGAATAAACTGATAGAACGGATGATGGAAAAGAGGGATTGCAGGCCGGAGGATATAGTCTGTTCCGTTTTTGCCGGCAACACCACAATGACCCATCTTTTCTTAGGCGTACCTGCAGAAAACATAAGGCTTGAGCCTTATATTCCGGCATTCAGAAATTCCCCTGTTTTCAGGGCAAAAGACATAGCCCTCGATATCAACCCAAACGCTCCAGTTTACGTTCTACCCAATGTGGCAAGTTATGTGGGCGGAGATATAGTTTCTGGAGTTTTGGCATCAGGGCTCTGGAATAGCGATGAAGTTACACTGTTTATAGACCTGGGAACAAATGGCGAACTGGTGCTGGGAAACAGAGAATGGATGGTGGCATGTGCCTGCTCAGCAGGCCCGGCCTTTGAGGGTGGAGATATCAGCTGCGGCATGAGGGCAGCTCCCGGCGCCATAGATGGGGTTAAGATCCATGAAAAAACTTTTATCCCCAGTATCCATACAGTAGCAAACGCAAAACCTGCAGGAATATGCGGCTCGGGAATAATAGATTTGATCGCCCAGATGTTTTTCTCTGGCATAATCGATGGAAAAGGTAAAATAAAACAGTCTTCAAATAGCTGTAGAATACGGTTTAACCAGGCTGCAGGATGCTACGAATATCTGCTTGTTCCCGCAAAAGATACAGTAAACGGCAGGGATATAGTGATAAACGAGATTGACATTGACAATTTCCTAAGGGCAAAAGGTGCCGTGTATTCTGGAATAAGAACTCTGCTCAACAGTGTAGGGCTTAGTATGGAAGACATAAAAAAGGTAATAGTGGCAGGAGGGATAGGCCAGAATCTGGACATTGAAAACTCTGTGCAAATAGGCTTGCTGCCCGATATTGACCGGGCCAGATTCGAGTTTATCGGAAACAGCTCACTTACCGGAGCATATCTGTGTCTCATCAGCGATGAAGCCCGGCAGAAAGCGCGGCAGATCGCCGATTTGATAACGTATATCGAACTCAGTGCGGACCCCACTTATATGGAAGAATTCGTCAGCGCATGCTTTTTACCGCACACTGACATAAGTTTATTCCCTAGCGTCAAGCACGTGTATGAAACGAAATTTACTTCAAGTGAGTTTTTTAGCCCATATGAAGTTTAG
- a CDS encoding CooT family nickel-binding protein: MCESKVFLLENGEEKPIMEDVIYIEPQDGRVFMYDLLGEQKIVDAVIKEVKLLDHKVILESKKDKK; encoded by the coding sequence ATGTGCGAGTCTAAGGTGTTCCTTTTGGAAAATGGCGAGGAAAAACCTATTATGGAAGATGTGATTTACATCGAGCCCCAGGACGGCAGAGTATTTATGTATGACCTTCTGGGTGAGCAGAAAATTGTAGATGCGGTGATAAAGGAAGTTAAACTTCTCGACCATAAGGTAATACTGGAGAGTAAGAAAGATAAAAAATGA
- a CDS encoding ASKHA domain-containing protein, whose product MAENIRVHFPNQGKTVLMDDGATIAAACARAGLYLDLVCGGKGTCGKCKVDIVKNGQAKTVLACQEKVCDGLEVLLKEEQISKKANILTDSDIVPVDFDPAVKKVYIKQKALATPLCSGDWETISETLDVKINTPPLELLQKLSKTVHRQDIDGITLTLWEHNLIDVDIDNTVEDLYGLAIDVGTTTVAAYMYNLHSGKRVGVYSALNGQVSEGADVISRIVACVNNPDGLARLQERIISTINQLIQQAVSEQNINKNDVYYIALCGNSAMQHLFLGLYPEHLGKFPFTSTVKSDVVARAKQLNLWVNPNAVVHFLPLIGGFVGADTIAVLLSLSEDELLEHRLILDLGTNGEIVLGNKDKMLAASTAAGPALEGAGIRFGMRGTVGAIERVSLSGGNVILKVIGNRKPMGICGSGLIDAVAEMLRAGIIDEKGRMMSRKEYVQNCLPEYRNLADRLEKINDVNCFVLADKTQSQQAEKIYISQKDIRAVQLAKAAIYTGCMLLIQEYGLNPENIKEILIAGAFGNYIDIGNGQYIGLIPSFCGVPTRSIGNAAGAGVQRFMLSQKVREKAVRLQKKVAHVELASNPNFQQEYFKNLNFIKKN is encoded by the coding sequence TTGGCCGAAAATATAAGGGTGCATTTTCCAAACCAGGGCAAGACGGTTCTGATGGATGACGGTGCCACTATCGCCGCTGCCTGTGCCCGGGCTGGTCTTTACCTTGACCTGGTCTGCGGCGGCAAGGGGACCTGCGGAAAGTGTAAAGTGGATATAGTCAAAAACGGACAAGCAAAAACGGTCCTGGCGTGCCAGGAAAAAGTCTGCGATGGGCTTGAAGTGCTGCTAAAAGAAGAACAGATAAGCAAAAAGGCAAACATCTTGACAGACAGTGATATAGTCCCCGTTGATTTTGATCCGGCTGTAAAGAAAGTATATATAAAACAGAAAGCCCTTGCAACGCCTCTCTGTTCGGGAGATTGGGAAACTATATCTGAAACGCTGGATGTCAAAATCAACACCCCACCCCTGGAATTACTTCAAAAGCTTTCCAAGACGGTCCACAGGCAGGATATAGACGGAATAACACTCACACTGTGGGAACACAATTTAATAGATGTGGATATCGATAACACCGTCGAGGATTTGTACGGTCTTGCCATAGATGTGGGAACCACTACAGTGGCCGCGTATATGTACAATCTCCACAGCGGGAAAAGGGTGGGGGTTTATTCTGCACTAAATGGACAGGTATCTGAAGGTGCTGACGTCATTTCAAGAATCGTTGCCTGTGTTAACAATCCCGATGGTTTAGCGAGACTGCAGGAAAGGATAATATCTACGATAAATCAGTTGATTCAGCAGGCTGTGTCCGAGCAAAATATTAATAAAAACGATGTGTATTACATTGCCCTTTGCGGAAATTCGGCCATGCAGCATCTTTTTTTAGGCCTGTATCCCGAGCACCTGGGAAAATTCCCATTTACCAGCACAGTTAAAAGTGATGTGGTAGCTCGGGCAAAGCAGCTCAATCTGTGGGTAAATCCCAATGCTGTGGTGCATTTTTTGCCACTCATCGGCGGCTTTGTGGGTGCGGACACCATAGCCGTTCTGCTGTCGCTTTCAGAAGACGAGCTTCTTGAACACCGGTTGATACTGGATCTGGGGACCAATGGCGAAATAGTCCTGGGAAACAAGGATAAGATGCTGGCAGCATCCACTGCGGCCGGCCCCGCCCTGGAAGGAGCTGGAATCCGCTTTGGCATGAGGGGAACCGTGGGAGCTATAGAAAGGGTGTCGCTTTCTGGGGGAAATGTCATCCTTAAGGTTATAGGAAATAGAAAGCCCATGGGCATTTGCGGTTCCGGATTAATAGATGCTGTGGCGGAAATGTTGAGAGCTGGCATCATTGATGAAAAAGGCAGGATGATGAGTAGAAAAGAATATGTTCAAAACTGTCTTCCGGAATACAGGAATCTGGCGGATCGCCTGGAAAAAATCAACGATGTCAACTGTTTTGTGCTCGCAGACAAAACACAGTCTCAACAAGCTGAAAAAATATATATTTCTCAAAAGGATATACGTGCCGTCCAGTTGGCCAAAGCAGCCATATATACAGGATGTATGCTGCTCATACAGGAATATGGCCTGAACCCAGAAAATATTAAAGAGATCCTTATAGCCGGAGCTTTCGGTAATTATATAGACATCGGCAATGGGCAATACATCGGTCTGATTCCTTCTTTTTGCGGCGTCCCAACACGCTCCATTGGTAATGCAGCGGGAGCTGGCGTTCAAAGATTTATGCTGTCACAGAAGGTTCGAGAAAAGGCTGTCAGGCTGCAAAAAAAGGTCGCTCACGTGGAATTGGCCTCAAACCCTAATTTTCAGCAAGAATATTTTAAAAACTTGAATTTTATTAAAAAAAACTGA
- a CDS encoding GntR family transcriptional regulator, translating to MGIPIYIRIADDIKEKINSGELKPGDAIYSENALCRAYNASRMTVRRGLALLANEGYIYSIPGKGNFVQEPDHNTYTLYYNEMKNFISSVDKTKLLEVNIVLPNYKLMNSLQVNPNKKIISIRRLFFTEGEPVAYDVKYLPYYKGMPIVEKEIHYATFPEMVAKSTSLFAIKKQLVIYAQMPDEEIKKHLNIYNEQPLMVVEQKLYNREDKPIGLGITYFKADYCKLYAESYFSDINSNEKYKDEDEKN from the coding sequence ATGGGAATTCCAATTTATATCAGAATAGCAGATGACATAAAAGAAAAAATAAATAGCGGTGAACTGAAACCCGGAGATGCTATTTATTCCGAAAATGCTTTATGCAGGGCATACAATGCAAGCCGCATGACTGTCAGGAGAGGCCTTGCACTGCTTGCCAATGAGGGCTATATTTATTCCATTCCGGGAAAAGGTAACTTTGTCCAGGAACCGGACCACAACACATACACCCTTTATTACAATGAGATGAAAAATTTCATCAGCAGTGTGGATAAGACAAAGTTACTGGAGGTCAATATAGTTTTGCCCAATTATAAGTTAATGAACAGCCTTCAAGTGAACCCAAATAAGAAGATTATCTCCATTCGCAGGCTTTTTTTCACCGAAGGAGAACCTGTAGCTTATGATGTGAAATACTTGCCCTACTACAAAGGAATGCCGATTGTTGAAAAAGAGATCCACTATGCCACGTTTCCTGAAATGGTGGCAAAGAGCACTTCACTTTTTGCAATAAAAAAACAACTGGTGATTTATGCCCAGATGCCAGACGAAGAGATAAAAAAACATCTCAATATTTACAACGAACAGCCTTTGATGGTAGTGGAACAAAAGCTGTACAACCGTGAAGATAAACCTATCGGCCTGGGGATAACCTATTTTAAAGCTGATTACTGTAAACTTTATGCTGAGTCATATTTTTCAGATATCAACTCGAATGAAAAATATAAAGATGAAGATGAAAAAAATTGA